The proteins below come from a single Synechococcus sp. WH 8101 genomic window:
- the pxcA gene encoding proton extrusion protein PcxA, with protein MRNWISTFGQANDRDVNSDLDRGYEAALLIQSLELEYYGDRPIRTDLELSVPRSVQATVLRKFRAALNVCRTSLDKLEGQRGQLDMQELRQLQLIESVVNRYSPRRAAAAPTMSRAPDPLPRSLLGVVDTVRRQLDPTAEATLVAGFRRRRDSTLISLKVLLLLILVPLLVQQVSRTYVISPLVDRYAPDLPFLSYPKPQLEEQAVEKLRVYKAEIEFDALLRGKGIPSEEDLQQALTLKAEELKEEADSESTHAVKNVFSDIAALFAFVGVCLVSREELRVLRGFFDEAVYGLSDSAKAFAIILFTDIFVGFHSPEGWTVLLDGIANHFGFPARDNFILLFIATFPVILATIFKYWIFRYLNRVSPSSVATLRGMNGGG; from the coding sequence ATGCGCAATTGGATCAGCACCTTCGGTCAGGCGAACGACCGCGATGTGAACAGCGATCTGGATCGGGGCTATGAAGCCGCCCTGCTGATCCAGAGCCTGGAGCTGGAATATTACGGCGATCGCCCGATCCGCACCGACCTTGAGCTGTCGGTGCCTCGCTCGGTGCAGGCCACCGTGTTGCGCAAATTCCGAGCCGCCCTGAATGTGTGTCGCACCAGCCTCGACAAGCTCGAGGGGCAACGCGGCCAGCTCGACATGCAGGAGCTGCGTCAGCTGCAGCTGATTGAAAGTGTGGTGAATCGCTATTCACCGCGGCGCGCAGCGGCCGCCCCCACCATGAGCCGGGCGCCCGATCCGCTGCCCCGCTCGTTGCTCGGCGTAGTCGACACCGTGCGGCGGCAGTTGGACCCCACCGCCGAGGCGACCCTGGTGGCCGGCTTCCGTCGGCGCCGTGATTCCACCTTGATCTCGCTCAAGGTGCTGTTGCTGTTGATCCTGGTGCCCCTGCTGGTGCAACAGGTGAGCCGCACCTATGTGATCAGCCCCTTGGTGGATCGCTACGCCCCCGATCTTCCTTTTCTCAGTTACCCGAAACCGCAGCTGGAGGAGCAGGCGGTGGAGAAACTGCGGGTCTACAAGGCAGAGATTGAATTCGATGCGCTCCTGCGCGGCAAAGGCATTCCCAGTGAGGAAGACCTGCAACAGGCCCTCACCCTTAAGGCCGAGGAACTGAAGGAGGAGGCGGATTCCGAGAGCACCCACGCCGTCAAGAACGTGTTCTCAGACATTGCCGCCCTGTTCGCTTTCGTGGGCGTGTGTCTGGTGAGCCGGGAGGAACTGCGGGTGTTGCGTGGTTTCTTTGATGAAGCCGTGTATGGCCTCAGTGATTCCGCCAAGGCCTTCGCGATCATCCTCTTCACCGACATCTTTGTGGGTTTCCACAGCCCGGAGGGTTGGACGGTGCTGCTCGATGGCATCGCCAATCACTTTGGCTTCCCGGCGCGGGATAACTTCATCCTGTTGTTCATCGCCACCTTCCCGGTGATCCTGGCGACGATCTTCAAGTATTGGATCTTCCGCTATCTCAACCGTGTCAGCCCCTCTTCCGTGGCAACCCTGCGCGGCATGAATGGGGGTGGTTGA
- a CDS encoding cofactor assembly of complex C subunit B — translation MPAAARITLSAGVLVLVLAVLNGFTAATIEPSLQRAEVIAGLAGVGLMLVAVLWTRAVPRAAEAVALSAEQGFVLKPDLTEAERLELAWGSQMLLTATSAATILVAWDGEVLLRRGLISDSPFHPGAICSRAREQQQLVSLVKTALYPGREEFDSVVPQLPAVMVHPLGQRGWVVLGGWSERCFTRADERWFSGWCERLRTTLEPACASSEGLDGPPPG, via the coding sequence ATGCCAGCCGCCGCCCGCATCACCCTGTCTGCCGGCGTACTGGTGCTCGTTCTGGCCGTTCTGAACGGCTTCACGGCAGCAACGATCGAGCCAAGCCTGCAGCGGGCGGAGGTGATCGCCGGTCTGGCCGGGGTGGGGCTGATGTTGGTGGCAGTGCTCTGGACCCGCGCCGTGCCCCGCGCTGCAGAAGCGGTGGCACTCAGCGCCGAACAGGGCTTTGTGCTCAAGCCGGATCTCACCGAGGCAGAACGGCTCGAACTGGCCTGGGGCAGCCAGATGCTGCTCACCGCCACCTCCGCTGCCACGATCCTGGTGGCCTGGGACGGGGAGGTGCTCCTGAGGCGGGGTCTGATCAGCGACAGCCCGTTTCACCCCGGCGCGATCTGCAGCCGTGCCAGGGAGCAACAACAGCTGGTGTCGCTCGTAAAAACAGCGTTGTATCCCGGCCGCGAAGAATTTGATTCAGTGGTGCCTCAATTGCCGGCGGTGATGGTGCACCCCCTTGGCCAGCGGGGCTGGGTGGTGCTCGGTGGCTGGTCGGAACGATGTTTCACCCGTGCCGATGAGCGCTGGTTCAGCGGTTGGTGCGAACGGCTCAGAACGACACTGGAGCCGGCTTGCGCTTCTTCTGAGGGCCTGGACGGCCCTCCTCCAGGCTGA
- a CDS encoding tellurite resistance TerB family protein, which translates to MTEAEAFAAVALGAVACDGVLGKDEAHALRRQLEYRSPYKDRSEEEMAALFDTLLTVLREQGIDQLIAQALPQLKPHQQETALAVAAQLVHADRKVGAPETDFLNKLGAQLVLPEGRAEAVVGAIMALNRDSLAD; encoded by the coding sequence ATGACTGAGGCCGAAGCCTTTGCCGCCGTGGCTCTCGGAGCCGTGGCCTGTGATGGCGTCCTGGGCAAGGACGAAGCGCATGCCTTGCGGCGCCAACTCGAATATCGCTCGCCTTACAAAGACCGGAGCGAAGAGGAGATGGCGGCGCTGTTCGACACGCTGCTCACCGTGCTGCGGGAGCAGGGGATCGATCAGCTGATCGCCCAGGCTCTTCCCCAGCTCAAGCCCCATCAGCAGGAAACCGCCCTGGCGGTGGCGGCTCAACTGGTGCATGCCGACCGCAAAGTGGGTGCCCCGGAAACGGATTTTTTGAACAAACTCGGCGCCCAATTGGTGTTGCCGGAAGGTCGCGCCGAGGCGGTGGTCGGAGCGATCATGGCTCTCAACCGCGACAGCCTGGCCGACTGA
- a CDS encoding tRNA (cytidine(34)-2'-O)-methyltransferase has product MTTTKLTPAPLRIALYEPQIPPNTGNIARTSAAFQLPLALIEPLGFSLEDRYLKRAGLDYWPHVQLSTHGDVEALIAALPTPFRLIGCSRHGGTALPQMRFQPGDVLLFGREDLGLPESVRARCDQMCTIPMPGGAAVRSLNLSVAAALVSFQAGLQLGLW; this is encoded by the coding sequence ATGACGACAACCAAGTTGACGCCTGCCCCCCTGCGTATCGCCTTGTATGAGCCGCAGATCCCGCCGAACACCGGCAACATCGCCCGCACCTCAGCGGCCTTCCAGCTACCCCTGGCCCTGATCGAGCCGTTGGGCTTCAGTCTCGAGGATCGCTACCTCAAACGGGCTGGTCTTGACTACTGGCCCCATGTGCAGCTGAGCACCCACGGCGATGTCGAAGCGCTCATCGCGGCCCTGCCCACTCCGTTTCGCCTGATCGGTTGCAGTCGCCATGGCGGCACGGCCCTGCCTCAGATGCGCTTTCAACCGGGCGATGTGTTGCTGTTTGGACGGGAGGACCTCGGCCTGCCGGAGAGCGTCCGTGCGCGCTGCGACCAGATGTGCACGATTCCGATGCCCGGTGGTGCAGCGGTGCGCAGCCTCAATCTGTCGGTGGCAGCGGCGCTTGTGAGCTTCCAGGCCGGCCTGCAACTCGGCTTGTGGTGA
- a CDS encoding bifunctional adenosylcobinamide kinase/adenosylcobinamide-phosphate guanylyltransferase, translating into MGVVDRIGACGERDLILVSGPSRSGKSRWAEHLLGHHPAVTYVATSDPRPEDPAWQERLRLHRQRRPEAWQLLECGPALAWGLASIASDRALLIDSLGGFVAWHLEQVEAQWQATVADLLTALQTRKQPVVLVIEETGWGLVPPTAIGGLFRDRLGALAQRLEGLASRSWLVVQGRAIDLHQVGQRVP; encoded by the coding sequence ATGGGGGTGGTTGATCGGATTGGGGCCTGCGGCGAGCGGGATCTCATCCTGGTGAGTGGCCCCAGCCGGAGCGGCAAGAGCCGTTGGGCGGAACACCTTCTCGGCCACCATCCCGCCGTGACCTACGTGGCCACCTCTGATCCAAGACCCGAGGATCCCGCCTGGCAGGAGCGGTTGCGCCTGCATCGCCAGCGTCGCCCCGAGGCCTGGCAGTTGCTGGAATGCGGCCCTGCCTTGGCGTGGGGCTTGGCGTCGATTGCCTCGGATCGGGCCCTGTTGATTGATTCCCTCGGTGGATTTGTGGCCTGGCACCTGGAGCAGGTCGAAGCCCAGTGGCAGGCCACCGTGGCGGATCTTCTCACTGCTCTGCAGACTCGCAAGCAGCCGGTTGTGCTGGTGATCGAGGAGACAGGCTGGGGCCTGGTGCCCCCCACCGCGATCGGCGGCTTGTTCCGGGATCGGCTCGGTGCCCTAGCTCAGCGCCTTGAGGGCCTGGCCAGCCGCAGCTGGTTGGTGGTGCAGGGCCGCGCCATCGATTTACACCAGGTGGGGCAGCGGGTGCCATGA
- the lptC gene encoding LPS export ABC transporter periplasmic protein LptC: MHPIPGRALVGGLLALPLVLVGCQSSPEITTPETPPFVFRSLDLRQKKADGQRDWDLSSPEARYNVRQRLVRARNPAGVLYRNNRPAFAIRAQSAMVFNDGELVILEGQVQLQQLQGQKVLISGDRLRWTPGQSLLVIEQRPQADDASSRIRSTTAQLRQDTQQLTLKGVVQLEQWTGKVNKQVVPTTVIRTGVADWNLGDGALKARGPVLGQRRDDQNTLQQLQASRLTGNTQKGFIDLIEPVQVRIPKRQGVLEALTTRWNFQKETLTSSEPFRARMEQSSLSGQNFRVNLKDTTVLVTGGCRLKQPGDQLDAERCLWNWSDDAVLAEGQVVLRRQANDQITRSQRLEGKVGKQGLVVFSAPGDKVRSQLSLEEGRPGPQKKRKPAPVSF; this comes from the coding sequence ATGCACCCCATCCCTGGGCGAGCCCTGGTCGGGGGCTTGCTGGCGCTGCCCCTGGTCCTCGTCGGTTGCCAGTCGTCACCCGAAATCACCACGCCGGAGACGCCGCCGTTCGTGTTCCGCTCCCTCGACCTGCGCCAGAAAAAGGCGGATGGGCAGCGCGATTGGGATCTCAGCAGCCCGGAAGCCCGTTACAACGTGAGGCAGCGCCTGGTGCGGGCCCGCAATCCTGCGGGGGTGTTGTATCGCAACAACCGCCCGGCTTTTGCAATCCGTGCCCAGTCGGCGATGGTGTTCAACGACGGCGAGCTGGTGATCCTGGAGGGTCAGGTGCAGCTTCAGCAGCTGCAAGGCCAGAAGGTGTTGATCAGCGGTGATCGGTTGCGTTGGACCCCGGGCCAATCCTTGCTGGTGATCGAACAACGTCCCCAAGCCGATGACGCCAGCAGTCGGATCCGCTCCACCACGGCCCAGCTGCGCCAGGACACCCAGCAACTCACGCTCAAGGGCGTGGTGCAGCTCGAGCAGTGGACCGGCAAGGTCAACAAACAGGTGGTTCCCACCACGGTGATCCGCACTGGTGTGGCCGATTGGAATCTCGGCGATGGTGCTCTCAAGGCCCGCGGACCCGTTCTCGGTCAGCGGCGGGACGACCAGAACACCCTGCAGCAATTGCAGGCCAGTCGCCTCACCGGCAACACCCAGAAAGGATTCATTGATCTGATCGAGCCGGTGCAGGTGCGGATCCCCAAACGCCAAGGCGTGCTTGAGGCCCTCACCACCCGTTGGAACTTTCAGAAGGAGACGCTCACCAGCAGCGAACCGTTCCGGGCCCGCATGGAGCAATCAAGCCTCAGCGGCCAGAACTTCCGCGTCAACCTCAAGGACACCACCGTGCTGGTGACCGGTGGCTGTCGCTTGAAGCAGCCCGGCGATCAGCTCGATGCGGAGCGGTGTCTCTGGAACTGGAGCGATGACGCTGTGCTCGCCGAAGGCCAGGTGGTGTTGCGGCGCCAGGCCAATGACCAGATCACCCGCAGCCAGAGGCTTGAGGGCAAGGTGGGCAAGCAAGGGCTGGTGGTGTTCTCCGCCCCGGGCGACAAGGTGCGCTCCCAGCTCAGCCTGGAGGAGGGCCGTCCAGGCCCTCAGAAGAAGCGCAAGCCGGCTCCAGTGTCGTTCTGA
- the metG gene encoding methionine--tRNA ligase — protein sequence MTYSLTTPLYYVNDRPHLGSTYTTIACDALARFQRLEGETVLFVTGVDEHGQKIQRTAADQGIEPREHCDRITARYLEAWRQWGISNDRFVRTTEPRHRPLVQAFFQRCEAAGDIRSGRQTGWYCVGCEEFKDEPAEAKEPCCPLHQKPLEWRDEENLFFCLSHFQERIEALINQPGFIAPASRRKEIQNFVAGGLRDFSISRVNVAWGLPVPGHEGHTFYVWFDALLGYLTALLDDGGDVDLDRLGAAGWPADVQVIGKDILRFHAVYWPAMLMSAGLPVPKRVFGHGFLTREGQKMGKSLGNVLDPEVLLERCGADAVRWYLLRDIQFGEDGDFQQQRFTDLVNNDLANTIGNLLNRTASMARKWFNDAVPPIDSTASAGHALQADAEQTIEKVRQAMPELHFQQACEAILSLAIQANGYLNEQAPWSRMKQPGNEASVARDLYAVLECCRLVGLLLQPLVPDLSQRILDQLGEAPVATTWKERLIWGKLSAGSPLPQPQPVMARLELDAPL from the coding sequence ATGACCTACAGCCTCACAACGCCGCTCTATTACGTCAACGACCGGCCGCACCTCGGCAGCACTTACACCACGATCGCCTGCGATGCCTTGGCCCGCTTTCAGCGGCTCGAGGGGGAAACGGTGCTGTTCGTGACCGGAGTGGATGAACACGGCCAGAAGATTCAACGCACCGCAGCAGACCAGGGGATCGAACCCCGCGAGCACTGCGACCGGATCACCGCCCGTTACCTGGAGGCCTGGCGACAGTGGGGCATCAGCAACGACCGCTTCGTGCGGACCACTGAGCCGCGCCATCGCCCCCTGGTGCAAGCCTTCTTCCAGCGCTGTGAAGCGGCCGGCGATATCCGCAGCGGCCGCCAGACCGGCTGGTATTGCGTCGGTTGCGAGGAATTCAAAGACGAACCTGCTGAGGCCAAGGAGCCCTGCTGCCCCTTGCACCAGAAGCCGTTGGAATGGCGCGATGAGGAGAACCTCTTTTTCTGCCTCTCCCATTTCCAGGAGCGGATCGAAGCGCTGATCAACCAACCGGGCTTCATCGCTCCCGCCAGCCGCCGCAAGGAGATTCAGAATTTTGTGGCGGGCGGATTGCGTGATTTCTCGATTTCCCGCGTCAATGTGGCGTGGGGGTTGCCCGTTCCCGGCCATGAGGGCCACACCTTTTATGTCTGGTTTGATGCCCTGCTCGGGTATCTCACTGCCCTGCTCGATGACGGTGGCGATGTGGATCTCGACCGATTGGGCGCAGCGGGTTGGCCTGCCGATGTGCAGGTGATCGGCAAAGACATCCTCCGCTTTCATGCCGTGTATTGGCCGGCGATGTTGATGTCGGCTGGATTGCCGGTGCCCAAACGGGTGTTTGGCCATGGATTTCTCACCCGAGAAGGCCAGAAGATGGGCAAATCACTGGGCAATGTGCTCGATCCGGAGGTGTTGCTGGAGCGCTGCGGCGCTGATGCGGTGCGTTGGTATCTGCTGCGCGACATTCAATTTGGCGAGGACGGTGACTTTCAGCAGCAACGCTTCACCGATCTGGTGAACAACGATCTCGCCAACACGATCGGCAATCTGCTCAATCGCACTGCGTCGATGGCGCGCAAATGGTTCAACGACGCTGTGCCGCCAATCGATTCCACCGCGTCTGCGGGGCATGCGCTTCAAGCCGACGCGGAACAGACGATCGAAAAGGTGCGCCAAGCGATGCCCGAGTTGCACTTCCAGCAGGCCTGTGAGGCGATTCTTTCTCTGGCGATCCAGGCCAATGGCTACCTCAATGAGCAGGCCCCCTGGAGCCGGATGAAGCAACCCGGCAATGAGGCGAGCGTGGCCCGTGATCTCTACGCCGTGCTCGAGTGCTGCCGGTTGGTGGGTCTGTTGCTGCAGCCCCTTGTGCCAGACCTGAGCCAGCGGATCCTCGACCAACTTGGTGAAGCGCCCGTCGCTACCACCTGGAAGGAACGGTTGATCTGGGGCAAGCTGAGCGCCGGTTCTCCCCTGCCCCAGCCCCAACCGGTGATGGCCCGCCTCGAACTCGACGCTCCGCTCTGA
- a CDS encoding FAD-dependent oxidoreductase produces MSASLDSVDVLVWGGGTGGVAAAIQAARGGASTLLLTPSRWLGGMVSAAGVCCPDGNELTPWQTGLWGAFLRELERREPEGLDHNWVSCFGYRPTTAEQILQDWVAAEAKLLWWPGCRLLAVERHGSLITAVRVEVDGEQRRLGCQVVIDGSDRGDLLPLAEAPFRFGWEPQEQWGEPSAPSAERIRTEAFFKEQPVQSPTWVVMGQLQSDTLKADPVRGIDPAAYPQLPAPFERACEAFGLERTLTYGRLPGGLVMLNWPLHGNDWHWGLERAFSNDPAQEAELFHEMQAHSLRFGEALKEASGGWLQLGDAFPAESGSPAPWLAAMPYWREGRRMVGRATVIEQDLLPLGEGSSCAALPRDPAGALQSIAVGNYANDHHYPGPDWPLAAKSCRWGGRWTGTPFCVPYGALVSAEIDNLLAADKAISTSHMANGATRLQPLVLNVGQAAGAAAALAVQSGRRPAQVTASELQKRLLSDAYAPAAVMPDWHTPWHHPQWRERQRRALADPTSLIHPVLTPFSGFASDAESGGIPTERQASHWPGRLVPDGSGGYTLQQAEGISWPLITLEPSIDRWLAQHEKPVDINLVGVVNQWGPWLRVIGVA; encoded by the coding sequence ATGAGCGCCTCCCTCGACTCAGTCGACGTGCTCGTGTGGGGCGGCGGCACCGGCGGCGTGGCGGCAGCGATCCAGGCGGCGCGTGGTGGTGCCTCCACACTGTTGTTGACCCCTAGCCGCTGGCTCGGCGGGATGGTGAGTGCCGCCGGGGTGTGCTGCCCCGATGGCAACGAGCTCACCCCCTGGCAGACGGGCCTGTGGGGAGCCTTCCTCAGGGAACTGGAGCGGCGTGAGCCTGAGGGGCTCGATCACAATTGGGTGAGCTGTTTCGGCTACCGGCCCACCACCGCAGAGCAGATCCTGCAGGACTGGGTGGCGGCTGAGGCCAAGCTGCTCTGGTGGCCAGGCTGCCGGTTGCTGGCGGTGGAGCGGCATGGGTCGCTGATCACGGCGGTGCGCGTCGAAGTCGACGGAGAGCAGCGCCGGCTTGGCTGTCAGGTGGTGATCGATGGCAGCGATCGCGGCGATCTGCTGCCCCTGGCCGAAGCTCCCTTTCGCTTCGGTTGGGAACCACAGGAGCAATGGGGCGAACCGAGTGCTCCCAGCGCTGAGCGGATTCGCACGGAAGCGTTCTTCAAGGAGCAACCGGTGCAATCGCCCACCTGGGTGGTGATGGGGCAATTGCAGAGCGACACCCTGAAGGCGGATCCAGTTCGTGGCATCGATCCCGCCGCTTACCCCCAGCTACCAGCACCGTTTGAACGCGCCTGTGAAGCCTTCGGCCTGGAGCGCACCCTCACCTATGGGCGCCTGCCTGGTGGGCTGGTGATGCTCAACTGGCCCCTCCATGGCAACGACTGGCATTGGGGGTTGGAGCGAGCCTTCAGCAATGATCCTGCGCAGGAGGCGGAGCTCTTTCACGAGATGCAGGCCCACAGCCTGCGTTTTGGCGAAGCCCTGAAGGAAGCGAGCGGCGGCTGGCTGCAACTCGGCGATGCGTTTCCTGCTGAATCAGGCAGCCCGGCCCCCTGGCTGGCCGCCATGCCCTACTGGCGGGAGGGGCGCCGCATGGTGGGACGCGCCACGGTGATCGAGCAGGATCTGCTGCCCCTTGGCGAGGGGTCTTCGTGCGCTGCCTTGCCGCGCGATCCAGCCGGTGCGCTGCAATCGATCGCTGTGGGCAATTACGCCAATGACCATCACTATCCTGGGCCGGATTGGCCCTTGGCAGCCAAGAGCTGCCGTTGGGGTGGGCGCTGGACGGGCACACCGTTCTGTGTCCCCTACGGCGCACTGGTGAGTGCCGAGATCGACAATCTGCTGGCGGCTGATAAGGCGATCAGCACCAGCCACATGGCCAATGGCGCCACACGACTGCAGCCATTGGTGTTGAACGTGGGCCAGGCGGCTGGAGCAGCGGCAGCGCTGGCGGTGCAATCAGGACGACGACCTGCGCAGGTGACAGCAAGTGAGCTACAAAAACGCCTGCTGAGCGATGCCTACGCACCAGCGGCGGTGATGCCCGATTGGCACACGCCTTGGCATCACCCGCAGTGGCGTGAGCGTCAGCGCAGAGCTCTTGCCGATCCCACAAGCTTGATCCACCCAGTTCTGACTCCGTTCAGCGGGTTCGCCTCTGACGCAGAGTCAGGTGGCATCCCAACAGAACGACAGGCCTCGCACTGGCCTGGGCGGTTGGTGCCTGATGGCTCAGGGGGCTACACCCTCCAGCAGGCCGAAGGGATCTCTTGGCCTTTGATCACCTTGGAACCCTCGATCGATCGTTGGCTGGCGCAACATGAGAAGCCCGTCGACATCAACCTTGTGGGGGTTGTGAATCAATGGGGGCCTTGGCTTCGCGTGATTGGTGTGGCTTGA
- a CDS encoding Mo-dependent nitrogenase C-terminal domain-containing protein: MASPEPLDPSLQVWLSALHQLALADGDFDAEERRMLAEHLSETLPESALDWEAMETVDDGELARLLAADPTVAEQFLRTAVVVALADGHLSRSELDLLQHWADLLGCDQAPLAGLKPCIDHLSNDDWQPLEPLKHWLDDLDPSDPRVAGFIVNLIPAQCPFERDIVLFGHKLVHIPPMCKLNPLYDQLVGLRFRCLGHLSEEQQLRICRKDSAQA, encoded by the coding sequence ATGGCCTCCCCTGAGCCGCTCGATCCCTCCCTCCAGGTCTGGTTGTCGGCCCTGCACCAACTGGCTCTGGCCGATGGCGATTTCGATGCGGAAGAGCGGCGCATGCTCGCGGAACACCTCTCAGAAACCCTGCCGGAATCAGCGCTCGATTGGGAGGCGATGGAGACGGTGGACGACGGTGAACTGGCGCGGCTTCTGGCGGCGGATCCCACCGTGGCCGAGCAGTTTCTGCGCACCGCTGTGGTGGTGGCTCTCGCCGATGGCCATCTCAGCCGCTCCGAACTCGATCTGTTGCAGCACTGGGCCGACCTGCTGGGCTGTGATCAGGCGCCGCTGGCGGGTCTCAAACCCTGCATCGACCACCTCAGCAACGACGACTGGCAACCATTGGAGCCGCTCAAGCATTGGCTGGATGATCTCGACCCCAGCGATCCGCGGGTGGCGGGCTTCATCGTGAACCTGATCCCGGCCCAGTGTCCGTTTGAACGCGACATCGTGCTGTTCGGCCACAAGCTGGTGCACATCCCGCCGATGTGCAAACTAAATCCGCTTTACGACCAGCTGGTGGGTCTTCGTTTCCGCTGCCTCGGCCATCTCTCGGAAGAACAACAATTGCGGATCTGCCGCAAAGACTCCGCCCAGGCATGA
- the psb32 gene encoding photosystem II repair protein Psb32, producing the protein MPRISKLLAGLAAACLSLLLLVPAALAVAPQDFPAVAPEDPVLDAADVLSRASRSELSARLDQLDEQRLDARLVTVRRLDYGLSLPAFGEDLIAQWSNQGSSDPILLFLIEAQNKQAAVVADPSLSQRLPAELLRSTGRTTMSQPMRDGDRYRQASLDGIERLAVVLDGGEDPGPPVEVERTTLPTNIPSKEETQSSNAFTWVVVLLVVGTIVPMATWWVFSR; encoded by the coding sequence ATGCCGAGGATCTCGAAGCTGCTGGCCGGACTTGCCGCCGCCTGCCTGTCGTTGCTGCTGTTGGTGCCTGCGGCCCTGGCCGTAGCGCCCCAGGATTTTCCTGCGGTGGCTCCGGAGGATCCGGTGCTGGATGCGGCCGATGTGCTCAGTCGCGCCAGCCGCAGTGAACTCAGCGCCAGGCTGGATCAGCTCGATGAGCAGCGCCTTGATGCCCGTCTGGTGACCGTGCGTCGACTCGACTACGGCCTCAGCCTTCCCGCCTTCGGTGAGGATCTCATTGCTCAATGGTCGAATCAGGGCTCCAGTGATCCGATCCTGCTGTTTCTGATCGAGGCCCAGAACAAGCAGGCCGCCGTGGTGGCCGATCCCTCCCTCAGCCAGCGCTTGCCCGCCGAGTTGTTACGCAGCACCGGCCGCACCACCATGAGCCAGCCCATGCGGGATGGTGATCGCTACCGCCAAGCCAGCCTGGATGGCATCGAGCGTCTCGCCGTGGTGCTTGATGGCGGCGAAGACCCTGGTCCGCCTGTGGAGGTGGAGCGCACCACCCTGCCCACCAACATTCCCAGCAAAGAGGAAACCCAGAGCAGCAACGCCTTCACCTGGGTGGTGGTGCTGCTGGTGGTGGGCACCATCGTGCCGATGGCCACCTGGTGGGTCTTCTCCCGCTGA